One Vanessa atalanta chromosome 15, ilVanAtal1.2, whole genome shotgun sequence genomic window, ataataataataaacaattttttaataaaaaataatataatttttcctaTATACGTTTTgtcaagaaatatatataataaaataagttagtcGTTCGGCAATCTTTGCCGAATAGTCGCCGACCACGAATGCGGCCGGCCTAAATAGTCGCCAACTATTTAGAACgtctttagaaattattttaagcaggctttatttttattagcctTATATATGCTGATTTGGAAAAAATGTGACGCAAATTTCATCTCTCAAAATGATCTTTTATTGAAGTCAATTATTGAAAAGCTTGTCATTATTACTACAACATTAGCAGCAAAATACAAACATTCTGATTGATGGCAATTGACGCGGCATTTATTGACGTTCTATGATAGCGAATCACATTCGTTTTTTAACCCGACCGCGCCACCTAACATGGCTGACGTGTCCGAAGCTGAACACGACCTCGACGTGGCCTTGACTTCAGATGCCGGCCGATACATTAACAGAACGCAATTACGTTTTGTTGctaatattaatgtataggGATTGTCAAATGTTATGGAATATCAAAAGTAAAGATTACATGGACTAAAACAAAatctttacaaatttataagatCACGTATAGAAATGaccaattataaaagaaaattaacatattatacacTAACTTCAACAAAGGAAAAAAAGACGATCTTCGCCAGCCATCACTTATTATAAAGATGTGCTGTTTTAGACTGAACAAAACGATACTAATAGCAACCAGGTGAGTTTCtaagtttaatttttgaatttatatttaccttTATGTATTTTGTTGTCAATATTTGTGGACCCTATCGCTATGaattcgaatatatattttgcagtCCTTTTCAGGGCTATCGCGGTGACGATTATCACCAAAATCgatatattatctaaatacaCAAACAATATACAATCAGACTAAGCATCgatttgacgcgatatcattagtCGTGAGTCTGAATAATCTTAAGAGATCCAAGTTTATTTCTTGTGGATTAACGCTTGCATTCGCGGTATTTCGGATACATGCGGTGTAAATAACGGATTTTAGTCCGaagtacattataattaaaataatatatatttatattgtgtcaTTGATTTGGTGCGAACAATAGTTAACAAGCTATGAGCATTAAATCGTGTCcatttgacaaaattatttaatttgattattttaattaggtttAGTTTAACTTAACACTTTACTTAGCAATAGTTAtcccttaatatatatatttttttcttaactagctgagttttcattgaatttgtatatatatagtgaCTGACCATCTTAATTTGATAAACAAGACACTAAAATCACGATCCTGATTGATTTTTTctgattattttgataaactAGCTCTTCATACGATAGTTTTCCAAACTTGAGCAATACTATGTAGGAACTTGTCAGTGTTATAGCTTTTTTTTACAGCATTTGCCCTTATAACAAAAAGAGATCTTATAACAAGAAGAGAGCTACCAAAGAAAACTAGGAAAGCACCAACTAAATATTTCCAAAGACTAGATAAAGAAGGGGACGTGATAGCAACGGGCTGGGCTATCAAATTGAACCGTTTAGAAGAGGATCAGAGGATGTCCTTTTCGAATTCCTGTTATGGTAACAGGCACTTCGTTTTGTACTTTCAATCAATCaccttgattttatttgtaaacgtCACCGTAACCAAAAACATCACATTCCGTACGCCAAATCACTACTCTGTAACACTATTTTAAGATTGCCACGTAAATCACCAGTACCATAATAGACATCCGCATCACACCAGTTTCGAATGCCACATTGATTTGTTGTTGTTGGCGAGTTGTTTGGTTCAGCCGATATTACAGTTTTAGTTCATGATAAACCTAAGACCATTTTCCTATACTTACATATTGTTTGTCCTTAGTATTAAGCCACCAGATTATTGCCACATCATCTatgattacttaataaatatttgtgtattgtaTGTAATGCTTCATTTAAAACTGATCCGTAATCGGGAACGTGCTCTTGAAGAGCTTATAATGTAGGTGGTCATTATTTTCGCCTTCTCCTTCTCCACAAAGATACAGAAAGCCttagccgagccgagatggcccaatggttagaatgcgtatgtacatcttaaccaatgattccGGTTTCAAAccgaggcaagcaccactgaattttcatgggcttaatttgtttttataattcgtctTGAGCTCGACGGTGTAGAAAATCATCGTAAAAAAACccgcatatgtctaatttcaacgaaacttttgttacatgtgaatccactaatccgcattggagcagcatggtggaatatgctcctaaccttctcctcgaggaaagaggaggcctcagcctaacagtgggaaatttacaggctgttactattataacatatattattagccCGACAGTAGCACATATCTAATTATTTACACACATCATTTGAAAACCATTTGTAACCTAAATTTAGACAATCACATAAATATGTAATCGTCATGGGGATATAATGTTGCAAATGGAAATTAACACTTGAGATGAGTGTACAATCAAATTTCTACTGTTGTAAAACATaagaattttattgttgtatagtAGGTAAATGGACAAATGggtcacatgatggtaagtagtcaccactgctcTGAGACATTGgcgcggtaagaaatattaactattcctaacGTCTACAATACGCttccttggaaactaagatattgtgacccttgtgtctgtaattattgGCTAAACATGTTGGCAAAAATCGATACGAGTATTTGAAATATGTTGATTTAGTGTAGTTTTCCTATAAATGGTGATTAATCGGCTCTGAATCTGGTGTTTTATCATCGTTTATTGGTACACACTCTGCTGATATCCAAATTTTTTATGTCCAAGGATGTAATGTGCGCCGAAATGTGGTGCCATCGTGATAGCAAATTTATTCTATGCAGGAGCGTCtcggtttaatattattaaaaataataattcattatacactgaataaacaatataataataagtatatgtgGAGAGCATATTGCACACTTGCACTATCCTACTGTAGAGATTGAGATAAAGAGGTGTAGGGTGAGGTGTAGGGTGAGGCGTATAATCGTCTTCTTCATCTATTTAAGAATCATCATATTAGTAGactaactatataattattgtaaactatttaattagtaaGTAAATCATATggtttgttttttgtattatagataATGTTACGTTATCTAAATGTAGATAAATAATCATCATGGAAaattatatccattttaataaTCTCAGACTTTCTCTAGGAATACTGAGGtgacagtaatttttttttaattattaaactagtAAAAATGAAaagacatttattataataataatgtaaatttattattacatctaATATTTATCacagcaatatttataaattattatattatgtatatagattaagttataatactttcaaaatatgttattgaaGGAATGTTAtcataactatataaatttcaacagtattttactatttatgcCCAAAACTAGCTTTTGCGTTGGCGTGCTACTAATGCCAGTCCTTGTACAATAAGTGCAGTTCCAATCCACCACTGGAAGGATGATGCTTCATTGAACAATGCCACACCAATTATTccctgtaaaaaaataacaatttatttataaagattttaaatttttcaacctgaataaaatacaaatctagTTTACACCTATTTCGAGGGAGGGAGGGGGCGAGGTGTTAGGTATCTTATGTCCCTTTGTGtactaaataaactaatttcctgagtataaaaactttaaacaaaGCAATAAAGATCACTTGATTATTCTTGTCCCTGGCAAAATCCATGACAGATCAGTTTCAATGACCTgcactaagatttttttattttaaagttttcaaaataaattaaaattgacttaaaaCTAGATTTATCAGTACCATATCTTAACCACAAGCTAAATTTTTTTGGTCAGTATACTTCATTGcttcaaaaattaaatcattatcattatatatataaatctcgtgtatatgtgtatgtaattgAAATATTCCTATATGGTTGGACCAATTTagtatttgtgtatatttgagTTACTATAAAAAAGacgatactaaataataataattcaacctAAGATAAATCtaccattaaattaatattatgaaaataaatcttactGATAGTATATAACTAGAAGCAGAAGATATTACAGTTGGTGCCACTGAGTTGGTAGATGCATCTAATGATCGAAGATAACACCGACATCCCCATGTGTTGACTAGAATCATAAGAACCAGCAGAGAACCCCATAACATGTAACTTTCACCCTGAAATAcaatagacaatatttattgtttacaatataataacaaataggTATTTGTAACTAAGAGGTTATACACGACAAAGCTCTTTGGtgtataaacagaaaatatcaaataattttgacTTTACCGCTAATAACTATTGATAACTTTAATTCATTGAATAGcccttgtatataattatatttaccacCACATCTGAAGTTCCTGAGAGTTTTCCTAAAGTACTTCCTACTGATGACCATATACCAGCCATAAATGCTTCTTGTAACATTATGAAAGTACTATGTTGtatgttataatgttataaCGAAAAAGTTCATCTCAAATTAGGATTTccttatattacttataattttgtaacaaaatagtTGTTGATTAAATAACCTTTAAAACtaaagtaacataaaaatattttctatattattatactttacatctcaatattaaaatatgatattttgttattctgTTCGGTactaaatgtttattgtttacgTTAAGTTTAGTTGTtaaatgttgatttatttttttagaggcgatttttaattgacatttgacatgTTATTCAAAGAGAATATAGCAAGAATATAGAATAATCACTaccgtaaaatttttaaaacagtacATAATTCTGATCATCTGTATTCTGATTTCAACTATGAACcgccaattaaaataaaataaattactcggTAAAGAAAAACAGTTTCTAGATCAAAAATTGATATatcataaattgttatattttgtaacattaacttttaattagaaactttttaaaaatattataatcaattaacGTGAGGGTTAAAGAGgtgaaagcaaaaaaaaaattcagctgTCATGTTTGCTTGTCTCTGTCAAGTGTcaatttgtcaatatttaacTTCACAGCTCACAAATCATAATTTACAAATCATTTCGAACTTATCAGACGCTTTTGAATTATTGTTTCGTGATTTAGTTGTCCGTTCTCAATACACCCGATagtttatagtaataatttatatcgcaTTTACCTTTCTACTTAATAAGTTACTGCTTACATCATGGATAATATCAAAAACGGCGATAATGTATTGATCGTATGGAGTGACAGTGAACCTAATGAAATAAGCAATCTAGTGAACAAAATTCAAAGCGTAGCCAATACGTCCGTGGTTCTTGAAAATTCTAATATGATAGCGGAAGGTAAGGAATCTATGTTCTTAAAGACTCGTTAAATCTAAGCATGTGTTTTGTTTAATCAAACTAACACAATTCTATCATGTTTACAGCTTCTAGACCATTATCTTCGTTTGATGTAATACTATCGAATTGGATGTTACCACACTCCGTTAACCACAATGATAGTCTACTTGCAATATTAATTAAGCTTTTAAAGCCCAGtggaaaacttattttaaaagactCAAACGATATCTCTTCAATTCTCAAGCTGAAtggttttataaatgttacaaaatgtaGTGATAATCAGTATTTAGCAGAAAAACCTAATTTTGAGGTAtgtggtttaatttaattaaaaatgtgtgaaatacttaagaattaattaagaattaagaaACTTaagtattatatgaaatattttaagtgttaacaccttcaaaaagtattttatacttaaaatagtaGTAtgccataataaataaacttttattttattatgtacagcTGATTTGTTTCATTTGATATAGGTTGGTTCAAAAGCATCActcaaacttaataataaaccaGCTGTGTGGAAATTGGATGAGACAATAGAGGAAGCATGGACAGGAAAGAATGATGATGAAATAATTGATTCCGATATGTTGCTTGATGAAGACGACCTTAAGAGACCTGATCAGCAATCATTAAGaggtataacttttaaatttgctTTAGGAACACAAATATGCAAACTCAATTGACATCAAAGTAAAAATCACGTATATTATTCTTatgattaaatacattatttaaaaacatgtttgcTGTTTGTAGATATAAAAGATAAGACATTTTGTTCAACACTGGTATcgtatgattaatattatcacaattattattaagttttcctTTTCATAATTTCATGCTTAACATTTTATCTTGAGGTTTTGTGTTTCGAGTGTTGTGAGGTTAGTATTACAATGTTGAGGTTTTGTGTTCCAAGTGTAGTGTCACTCAAGGTGAATTTACAATGCCAGGATGTGAATGAATGTTTTTAGATCAACATTCATgctattcaaatttggaacttgacaataatagtttatttccaTCTTATCTGTATCAATTACAATGAAGTTTTATTTGATGCCAAATTATGAAACTATTCATTACAAGTGCTGCATTATCTTACAtgcattataatacaataaatatatgcaattgaattttttattttgttttcttttatatgatTCAAAGTTGGAATTGTATCTATTatagaaaaaagttttatatgttttaagaaataatttgtgTGTAAAGAAATAAGTGTGTCTGATATTGCATTGTTCTTGAATTAGTAGAATCATGTTTTCTAAGTTTACATGTTTTGGTTTTACAGTATGTTCGACAACCGGGAAAAGGAAGGCATGTGCGGACTGCTCTTGTGGTTTAGCTGAAGAGTTACGAGGAGAGACTAAAGATACACCTAAATCCTCATGTGGaagtgtatgtatataaaaaatagaaatattttagagaaaacaccataatatttttaatgcaaactAACTAGCactaaaaacataacattaagtaaaaataaaataaataaactaattaaagataagatacaCGAAGGTATAAAAAGAAGTAattgttaaatgaaattaatgtatGACCTTTTTGCGGTAACTGTTGATTGATGGATGTGAAAATCGCTAGTTTAAATCTGACCTTTTGGGCTATTGTTGTCTCCAATCCAAGGCTTTATGCTGAATTGGAGAGATAAAAGTAATACTGATAATTTTCTAAAACACAAACTCtgctttaaattcatattaatataaaaaaaattgtattaagatcactaataaataactacaaaatattaagaaaaacaatCCTGGTGAATGTTATAGTCACAGTAAGATATTATGTTCTAAACAGTAAGCCAACTCAACAAATTctcatattatgataatatatttttttgtttattaagtttttatctgTTGACTATTGTGTACAATCGATTTTGATATTCAATTGTTTAAAATGCATTCATCTAAGTTTgttgaaaatttgaattttatataaattaattattaatttaatgttaaatctttttatttcagtGTTATCTAGGAGACGCATTCCGCTGTGCAACATGTCCCTACCTGGGTATGCCAGCCTTCAAACCCGGTGAAAAAGTAATCTTGGATCTGAAGTCGGATATATGAacatctttatatatgtattaactgATACGcttgatattttatgttgtgattatataaataaatatctaaaaaatcaTAATCTCTTCTCAATTTCAAGAATTTTATGATACTGGTTCaacaaatgatatatataaattattgtttttttttatacaaaaaatcataTGTTGAATAAGAaagttatgtttatgtattctgtttattaataaatgtaagggtttataaattaaacaaggtAATagcaaatattcaattatacatATTCTCTCTTTCTTTTTACAAACAGTTAACTTAGTTTTAACATATCTCggtttataacatttttcatttacattaaatCTGAAATAGTACTCATTTcgctatacaataaaatatacatataatatttgccatatttgtcatataattatataacaatttatatttatttatctattatttaaatgacaCATTTCCCATTctctattttaatacatattgaaaACAGAGTCCAAGGATTGGTCTTAGTTGCGAATTCGATggtaaattcatttaaatatattttagtatataatctgTTCTCAATAtgttatcacaaaattatttatggtaagatgaaataatatcaaatatatattgaggCCTAACCTCTTTGGTCAGTATCTTACCAGAAACAATGATAATCTATAGAATATTGATAAGACTGTAAAGGATGGCACAATCATTTgtgtcaaaatatattctatttgtgTTGCTAAAGTAATATTACAATTGTAACCATTACTGGCCGTTCCTTAACATTGGCAACgtgaaaacaattacattacatatatttcgttattcactgtattatattgtaactaaattctaattaaacagCCACTCAACCAATCATGCACCCTAAATTCTTATAACACaacaattttgatttgataattacAAGTAGGCAAATGTATGCAATGCAACCAGTGTAGAAAGTAGAGGTATTATTAATTACGTGGATATCATCGTTTATAAAATGGATAATTCtaagaaaattgtatataacataatgctatctttaatcattttaattttaaatatttaaaaagttatccttgataaaaattgttattttcatcCAAATttctgtacaaatatattttaagaaatggaAATAATTAGGAACACGTTACACAAATAAACTTGAATAAATTGCATTAtgttatattcttaattattagcAATctgttaattatgaaataaaaatactttcatagcaagtaaatttttatatagtgGCAAATATATTGGACCTAATTTCGTAATTTGTATCTAAACGAAGGAAGaactacaaaattttataaataagtgcaAAGGAATGACTTAATTAATGGGTGCCCACGCTTTGACTGCAGGGAATCACACAAATtcagctttaaatataattgacgcACTAAATATAATCAAAGGCGCGGAAGAACATCGATTGTGccaataactattaaattacatCCAACAATAAAACTTAGCTTAAAAGTTTCGTACCATTCGCGATTGTGCTTTAACAACTTCGATAACCTCGTAGCACCtctcaatgaaaaataaattaatacttttgaaTTTGGATTTCGggaaataatactttttgtaacGAATTTTGTACTAAACG contains:
- the LOC125069399 gene encoding uncharacterized protein LOC125069399; the encoded protein is MLQEAFMAGIWSSVGSTLGKLSGTSDVVGESYMLWGSLLVLMILVNTWGCRCYLRSLDASTNSVAPTVISSASSYILSGIIGVALFNEASSFQWWIGTALIVQGLALVARQRKS
- the LOC125069091 gene encoding anamorsin homolog, with protein sequence MDNIKNGDNVLIVWSDSEPNEISNLVNKIQSVANTSVVLENSNMIAEASRPLSSFDVILSNWMLPHSVNHNDSLLAILIKLLKPSGKLILKDSNDISSILKLNGFINVTKCSDNQYLAEKPNFEVGSKASLKLNNKPAVWKLDETIEEAWTGKNDDEIIDSDMLLDEDDLKRPDQQSLRVCSTTGKRKACADCSCGLAEELRGETKDTPKSSCGSCYLGDAFRCATCPYLGMPAFKPGEKVILDLKSDI